From Actinomycetota bacterium, a single genomic window includes:
- a CDS encoding MBL fold metallo-hydrolase, with protein sequence MILHFPGTKGEIEESSPHHQYHSSLVIEEGSTRVLIDYGQKHNPSLDLQWPNLDAMLITHAHPDHYLWTLQENNAVEIPVYVTRETLDYAPYRPLDYRIIEPGRKFFIKDLELTAYRVIHSLRCPAVCYKAKGKETILYAPDIVDTEIDKSMVFAFLNVLIADGSSLNINMVRRKDEKIYGHAMVKTIINWCKKYGLAHLIVTHCGKQILKMGGEKLKEILTRYGEGKVEVEVAFDGWVKNVQDYK encoded by the coding sequence ATGATTCTGCATTTTCCAGGAACTAAGGGGGAGATTGAAGAGAGCAGCCCCCATCATCAATACCATTCCTCTTTGGTAATAGAAGAAGGAAGTACCAGGGTTTTGATTGATTATGGACAAAAACATAATCCAAGCCTGGATTTACAATGGCCAAATTTAGATGCCATGCTGATCACTCATGCCCACCCTGATCATTATCTATGGACTTTGCAGGAAAATAATGCTGTAGAGATACCGGTATATGTTACCCGGGAAACTCTAGATTATGCTCCTTACAGGCCTCTGGATTACAGGATCATAGAGCCGGGCCGGAAATTTTTCATAAAGGATTTAGAGCTAACCGCCTACAGGGTTATACATTCCTTGAGATGCCCGGCGGTTTGCTATAAAGCTAAGGGGAAAGAGACAATATTATATGCCCCGGATATAGTTGATACTGAAATAGATAAATCCATGGTTTTTGCCTTCTTAAATGTATTAATCGCAGATGGTTCCAGCCTTAATATAAATATGGTCAGGAGAAAAGATGAAAAGATTTACGGGCATGCCATGGTTAAGACTATTATCAACTGGTGTAAAAAGTATGGCCTGGCCCACCTGATAGTTACCCACTGCGGAAAGCAGATACTAAAAATGGGCGGGGAAAAGCTTAAAGAAATACTTACCCGGTACGGGGAAGGTAAAGTGGAAGTGGAAGTGGCCTTTGACGGATGGGTTAAAAATGTTCAGGATTATAAATAA
- a CDS encoding FadR/GntR family transcriptional regulator: MDFQNFKTNDNKSLVQAVIDEIVYRIKKGELKPGDKIDSQRELAKKLNVARSCVREAIQALSLAKIIEVRQGKGAFVSPISLNSILNPVNMNVLMSRPELQDLLKVRMILETAAIREAVKNISQPDLKTLKKHMDQSREYLQKGKYDQYYVQDYEFHRTIVRCSRNNVLSSIFNFIFDLLIQGMKTISKVPGSPGRGLKWHNEIYRKMKDMDIEGSQEAMRNHIRQVMEDYNKLEN, encoded by the coding sequence ATGGACTTTCAAAATTTTAAAACCAATGATAACAAGAGTTTGGTGCAGGCAGTTATTGATGAAATAGTGTACCGGATAAAGAAAGGGGAGCTAAAACCGGGAGACAAAATTGATTCCCAGAGAGAGTTGGCCAAAAAACTGAATGTGGCCCGCAGCTGCGTCCGGGAAGCTATACAGGCTTTAAGCCTGGCTAAAATCATAGAGGTAAGGCAGGGTAAGGGAGCTTTTGTCTCTCCCATCTCATTAAATTCCATACTAAATCCGGTAAACATGAATGTACTTATGAGTAGGCCGGAGCTGCAGGACCTGCTTAAAGTAAGGATGATACTGGAAACGGCAGCAATAAGGGAAGCGGTTAAAAATATTAGCCAGCCGGACCTTAAAACATTAAAAAAACATATGGACCAGTCCCGGGAGTATCTGCAGAAAGGTAAATATGACCAGTACTATGTCCAAGATTATGAGTTTCACCGTACCATCGTAAGGTGCAGCCGGAATAATGTTCTTTCCAGCATTTTTAATTTTATTTTTGATTTGCTGATACAGGGAATGAAGACTATCTCCAAAGTACCCGGGTCTCCCGGAAGAGGGCTTAAGTGGCATAATGAGATATACCGGAAGATGAAAGATATGGATATCGAGGGTTCCCAGGAAGCTATGCGCAATCATATCCGTCAGGTTATGGAAGACTATAATAAATTAGAAAATTAA